ACCTATAACACCAGCCATGACTGGCCGTTTTAAATGAGAACTATGCATCTGTCCTCCGGATGACATGCAAATTGTGGCTATTGTTCCAGGATCATGGTCCACAGAAGAATGGCAGATTTAGACTGATTCTGGGCTCACAGTAACAGTCCAGAAAATTTAAATCTATTGACTGTTAGAAtacgtttatttatttgtattaaattaagTTATACATTTGAACGTGATGTGTACCTAAAGCAACATTTTGTTGGTGCTTTGTGTCGTATGTTGTGAACAATGATCAGATGGGGGGACCGTCTCTGTAATTGGAAGTATCCTACCCTATCCTGCCCCTGGGTTCGGTAAGGCAAGGCTCAGAGCATGCAGATTAATTAGATCCCCAGTTGTATTAATTACTTCAGACATTTGTGTTGTAGGTGGCAGAACCAAAGTTTTTCACGACTGCTGACAGACGCAAAGGACAGAGGTGTGAAGTGAATCTCTTTGATGACACTGTTCCATTCTTTGCTTTGGTCTGGTGAGTTAAACACATAGGTGGATGAATAAATTGTATcccagagtttttttttcttttaaaaccttttttgtAATGGAAATATTATTCCTATTTCATTTAGCTGGGACAATGAGGCCATTCAGCTTGCGCAGACATGGATTCCAAAAGAGACAGGTACGCTTACTCTGCACAAGATGTAACACGGCCTGCAGCTCCAATTTCAGTTCACTGATTTGCTTTTTCTCTTAACTGTAGTGCTCTTCATTGCCGACGTCCGAATTACCTTTGATAGATTTCGCAACAGTATGATTGCGACAGTGACCTCGAAAACCATCATTACGGTCAACCCTGGTAGGTGGACATTTAATGGATTCACAATAACAACCAAAGAGTTTCCTTTAAGACAGCCGTTACTGTGACACCCATTTAGTAGTACCTAGTCACACCCTCTCTTTTCCAggtgtttcttttaatttaatattaccTAATATCTAAGAAAACCAATCTATATGTAATCCTATAGCACTGGACTCCTACTGTCAAATGCATGAAACCTTACCCCTCTTTCTGCTTTAGCCCTTTGAAACAGACTGATAAATTGTACTGACTTTAGGTTCCTGAAAGAAACCCTACCCTGGGTTGCAGGTGATATATGGTATGGCACACTTCAAAACTGTTTCTTTACATGTATATACTCCATCCTCAGTAatgcatgtaaagaaacctttatatatatatatatatataatagtgtcAGTGACACGGTACTGCTTAATTTACATCGGATACACTTCCCATATGGCTCATTGGGCCCCTGTCTATCAAGCTTAATAGTAATTGAATACCAAATGGTAACCTTATGATTGTATACCAGGTTCATCACACTGCATGTAATGGGAGGGTAGATTTTAATTTCAAGTTCAAAGAGGGAACAAAGACTTAATATTAAAAcaggaaatctttttttttaattttgcattacTTGCCACTTTTTCATAACTATATAAGACACAAAAGAAGCCAACCTGCTATTCAACTATGCCAGGGAGCTTGCTGAAACTGGAGGACTGGATGAACACATGGACAGGACAGGAGATCAAGTGAATTGTATGTAATCTTATATACTGATGTAGTAATCATTTACTGATGTTATAAGCACTGGTGACCTGTACATGTGGTATTTTCTTGACATAGTTATCTTGATGTATTTGGCTTTACACTCATCTGTAAAATGGTCTATGCTCTGTTGACTCAGATTGAGTTAATAAAAATGCACACTTACATTCTTTCTTTTTGATCATTATGATTTCAGTGGACACTATTGTAGATGTATTTAATGTGCATCAGCTGAAACTCAGAGCCCAGCAAAATCCCGACAAGCCTGAAACCATCTATGCAATCATGTATGCTTTCATCACCACAATGAATCTTGACTCATCCCTTTCCAAATTAATACGAAACCGGTGGTAAGTGTACCAGTTTAAGAAAAGAATACATAGATACGTTGTTTTGTCAAATACTTCCTTTCAGCCGATATCTTCATTTAAATTCAGTCATTCAAATGTCAGTAATGTTACTAATTATTCTGTATTAATCTTGCATTACAACTATATATGTTGTGTTCAAAACAGTAGAccagtgaaaaaacaaataccacTTTGTTATactttttgtcattttgtaaTTAATCAAAAAACTGTACAATTGACATTTAGTATCTAGGTTTGAATATTATGATAATAACAAGCTGACCCTGCTTATCCAATTGCAGAAATAAGCACAGCACGTACTGTCTTCCCAATTCACTCAGTGAAAGTATCACATTTGTATTCCAGTGCAAAGTGCAGATTCACAGTAAGTGAAGAAACACAGAGCTGCTCCAATGTGGCATGCCCAGGGTTAGGAGACTCTGCAGAGGTCATAACTGGCTTTGATTTACTGGTGGACCTCACTGATCACACAGGCACACTGCAGTCCTGTAACCTGTCCGGCACTGCTGCTGAAAAGACCCTGGGCTGTACTGTGAGTGAAGAACATCCAACGACAATAGCATCGTTATCTGTGCTGCTTTGGCACTGAAGTTTTTGTCCAGAGTTGTTACTTATCTCACTTCATATTTGTTCTGTCTGAACATTCTTTGTGGACAGTTACTCAGCTGGTGGTAAATAATTCTGTATTTTATGACACATTTGCTTACaattaatattgtattacacATCCGTGGAAAGATGCATGTGTAATTATTTGTAGAACTTACAGATTTTCACAGGAAATATACACACAGTGgttataggaagtattcacctccccttggactttttcacattttgttgcgtTGCGACCTAAAATTGTGACAAGCTAGGTTGTATAAATCAAAGggaaaaattgcatttaaacGCATCACAATGTTAGgttgtaacaacaaaatgtgaaaaactcaaggggggtgaatacttcatATAACTTCTGTATATAGGCCTGGATTGATcgcctacattttttttttttttggcaggttgatgattttgttttcctgacaGATGGTCAGAAAACAGCTCTGAAATGGAGGTTCCTTTTGGAAAGATGCAAAGTTTACTTGAAGGTATGGAAAAAATCTTGTGTCACATTACCTTATGTATGTAATGAACTTCCATCCAATAGGAGAGGCTGTTTAACCTCTTTACCTACATCATGCTAGAAAAAACTTGGCATGATTACTTTCTGGTTTGTACTTTCAGCATTTTGTATCATTAAAACAGCAGTTAGGGCTGGACTAACATGATGTATGTTGTCATTTTACCTTGATCATAAGGATTACAAAACTGTCGGAATTGTGCAGTGCAACATGTAAGCCAAGGTCAAAGCATATATTCACAACAGTCGAGTCTATGTTGTTTCAGTCAGGCGTGTGATTTATTTCAGGTGCTTCTAACTCATAAAGCCAGGAGTGGTCTGAGAGTGAATGTCCTGTCTTGCACACTGGCTGACCCTGGGGAAGTGAGGCAGAGCTTACCCAGTTCAGGACTGTTAATGCAGAATTAGAGCCAAGCCCAGGCCAGCATGGGCAATATTACCTTTttaacatgttaaaaaaaagacccagatttgtatttcttttaacTAAACTAACTGAAGAGGTGGCAAATTCTAACACCTTAAATGTATGAATGCATATTCTTAACTGTCAGAAACAATAGATTGGAATTTACAAAATTGAGTTCATATGAATGTAAGACATTAATGTCTGAGAAAAGACTATGTTTAGTATATCTGTTTTAATCAGATATTGTGTATATTTGGTATGGTTTATTACATGATGTTATGCGACTTTTTATTATCAATAAACTTGAAAAAACGGAATGCTTGAATATTTgcctgaataaatacataatgtacttaagaaaacaaagtttacagatTACAATTAAATGCTGATCTGTGAGaatttacaaatgtaaatagattTATATTTACACAACATTGCATGTGAGAAAGGGGGTGTCTGCATTTTGGACCACAGCAATGCAATTCTCAAATGCATCTTATCTGTTTTCTAGTTTGAGGAAATGCATGGATCCAGTCCTTCAGTTGCCATCCTCTAAGACGTGCAGttctttattcatttgtttctcAATGGTTGCTTTTGGTAATCAAGAATGAATAGTCCAAGTCAGGTGGTTGAAACagatttaattacaaaaaaaaaagatatatatatatatatatatatatatatatatatatataacattattattgtcTGATTGTAAAATCTGGGAGAAGGTCCATTCATACAGACACATATGCCATGGCGTCGCAGAGTGCAGTCTCTGTCCCTCACGGTCTCTCCACTCGAAACGTCATGCTGACAATGTCCTCGATGCCGGCCTGCACCTCGTCATGCTCCTGCACACTGGACACGCCCTTGGGGGTGCCGGTCAGGATCAGGTCGCCTTCCTCCAGGGTGATCACCTGGCTGATGTAGCTGATGAGGAAAGGGATGGTGAAGATCATGCTGGAGGTGTTGCCTTCCTGGCGCAACTGCTCGTTCACCTTCAGCCACACCCTGACGTTGCCCGGGTCCGGTATCCTCTCCTTGGGGATGAACTCGCTGACCGGGCAGGACGTGTTGAACGCCTTGGCCAGTGTCCAGGGCAGACCTCTGGACTTGCACTCCTCCTGGACGTCCCGTGCCGTCATGTCCAGGCACAGGGCATACCCGGCCACATGCTCCATCGCCGCCTTCTGCGGGATCGCGGTGCCCCCTTTCCCGATGACCACCCCCAGCTCCACCTCATGGTGCAGGTTGCTGCAGTAGAAAGGCACCAGTATCGGACTGCCTTCCCTCACGTACGCAGAAGGGGGCTTCAGAAACAGCACGGGTTCGGACGGGATGGCGTTATTCAGTTCCTTGGCATGATCGATGTAATTCCTCCCGACACAGATTATTTTCCTACCCCATTCCCAAAATCTGTTTAAACTCCTTGCAGAGGACATGCTTCAAAAGTGCTGCGAGCGAACGACTGTACCAGCAGCAAATGACTACCCAGCCCTGTCACTTCACTGATCCACGCCACAGTGACCTTTGCGCAGTCTCTGTGGGATCCTACGGCATGCCCGAAGAGCCAAAACACACCACACAGCTGGAAACATGGCTAAGCCGTTTTATGCATAATATGACGTGGAACGACTTTATTAATTTTAGCCGATTGATACAAtgtgaaatatgtatatatgatctatatttttaaacaatagaACATGGTCTTTTTACGAAACAGCCAGGAAACACGCACAGTTGTTGGTGACACACCCCCGTGTTGGATTGGCTGAGTGCTGCGGGTGAAAGTTTAAAGGTAGTGATGCTCCGCGGTGCTTAAAACCGGACAGTTTTTAGTTCCTGTACATGCGATAATATTAGCAGACAGCGGCTGAGTTGCTATGTTATTCAGGTCAGTGCTGGGTGCCTGCACTCTTGGTGTAGTAGGAGCTGCTGCGTATAAAATCGGTATGTTGCCGTTTTTTAATTGGAGACATTAATGGAAATCTTGCGTTTGATAAGTCGCTCGGTGTGTAGTGGCTGAAGGGACACttttttgttctgtgttttgtcCCTGTCATTGTCACAGCTGTGCTCAGCCGTCCTGCTGCAGGTTTAGAGATATTCATATTATTGCATCAGCCCTCTTGTGCTGGACTGGGCTTGTCTAGCTGTCGGCAAGGGAATTATTCTAATATGTTtgcaattaaatcaattacaaggattatacatttaaatattactttttttttcgaAATCATGTGTCATACAGCAGAAACCGTTCACCTTTGGGCATGGACAAAAGCGTGTTATGTGTTTCTTGTTTATGCCAACGTACTGTACAATTTTTGCAGACAAATCGACTTTTCCAAACTCCATGACGCGCCCACTGATAAGTTGCAGTGTTACATCATCCACATAAATGGGTGAAACGCATTTGTATTGAAATTACAGAAACAGAAATTACAACTCATTTGAATTAATGAAATGATTGGTTATTAACATGTATAGTTTAgattatgtaaattaaataaccAAATAAACGTGAATGTGCCAAATAAAGAACAGTGAaacaattgaacagagtgaactTGTTAAATAAAGCATGTGTAACCCTCAAACAATCACATTACATATTTGTGTATTCCCCTAACTTGACCTTCTGTCAATCCCTATTAAAAGTACCTGGGAAAAGCTTTTTATGTGCAACCCTACGAAAAGTGATTGTGCTAATTTAAGTGATACAGCTGTAAAGTGTAAGCATAAGGGATTGTATCCATCCAGCACTACTGCAGTACTGTTGTATCAAAAATAAGTTGGTTTGGCCTCTGtccatgtttgttttagtttttttgtgttgaATGAAGTGTTAGTTTCTGTCTTTATCCCTCTTGTGGCTGCATTGTCATCAAGTAGTAGTCATGCAAGTGGTAAAATGTGTTGTGTGATGATGCAAATTAATTCAGTCGCATGTTTTTTCCTGCACAGTTCCGCCACGGGTTCGTGCAGCCAGCCTCCATTCCTGCACAAAGCCTTCAGTATTCGCTCAATCCGACATGAAGATAGAGTTACTCCCTGCACTGACAGACAACTACATGTACCTTCTCATTGATGAGGAGACCAAGGAAGCTGCCATAGTGGACCCAGTGGAGCCGTCCAAGGTACCTCTGCATTTCCTGGGTGTTCCATGACATTCTTTAATTCCTGTGTGCTGAACTAGTCAGACACATGGGGTGTGGAGTTAGTCCTTCATTTTCACTGTGTAACCCAGGTTTGGTAACTGTATGATATACTGGACATTTGAGGAGTCAtaagtcattaaaaaaacacctttCATAGCTCTCCCTTTATTTAGGTCGTGGATGCAGTTAAGAAGCATGGAGTGAAGCTAACCACTGTGCTTACCACACATCATCACTGGTGAGATACCCTTGGCAAGAATTAATGAACTGTTATTAATGTATCTTTACATAAGTGGCAAAATCAttagtgtgtatatgtatgtatgtatgtgtatatatatattgaagggTTTGAGAGAGTCAGGCAAGGATGAAATCATGTTGTTGATCCCACTCAGGAGAGAACCCATCCAGGCGGTCTGTCCTAACATAGGATTACAAGTAGTTTTATAGAAGCAAATGATAGGTGTGTATATTCTAAGATTCACTAATCAGGAGGTTACACAAACTCAATATTATCCTAATTAAGTCATAAAAACATCTAAATATTATGCTTCAGTTCATTACACACattcatctggaatactgtggacagttctgggctccacacttcaagacggatatcgctgctctagacgcagttcagaggagagcaaccagacttattccaggtctgaagggaatgtcctactgagagactgaggaactgaaccttttcaccctggaacagaggagactacatgatGACTTGATTCAcgccttcaaaatcatgaaaggcatcgaccacatcaaaccagaggagcttttccagatcagcagggacacacggacccagggaaccaaatggaaattgggcttcaaggcattcaagacggaaaacgggagacacttcttcaccaagagagttgtcacaaactggaacaaactccccagcgatgtggttgaagctgaaaatttgggaacatttaaaaatagactggataggatccttggatcacttggttactaatggacaccaaacaagcatgatgggttgaatggcctcctctcgtttgtacacttatgttcTCTGTTTCTATTCACATAGTATTACTTCATCTCTATAATCGTGTGCAGCCCTTTGATGTCCCTTAACTACAAGTTTGTCCTAGTAGCTCCTTCATAGTCTGCCAGCTTTACCTGATTAACAAGGTTTCTCAGAAGCACACTGCTGCACCTGGTGCGATAACGGACTAacttaattatttctaaaaatataacCTTCTGGATAGTTTTTCAACTTGCAGACATTTTTGCAATCTTAAAGACTCCTTCAATATGTATGCGGTATATATTCAGAGTCTCTGTGAAACcctttccctgtgtgtgtttgttcctTGGTGTCTCTGGGCTGCAGAGCTGCATTTATGTTTCTGAATGGGTTTCCACAGGGACCATGCTGGGGGGAATGAGAAGCTGGTGAAGCTGGTATCAGGGCTGAAGATCTATGGAGGAGATGACAGGGTGGGGGCTTTAACTCAGAAAGTAACGCACTATAATACCTTCAAGGTAAGATCAGGAGTGGATGTGATTGGACTTTGACTCATCTCATTTTAGATGTTTTTGGATTACAAACTTTTATTCAAAGTAAGTGAACGCTTGGAagtatttacagtatttataaACGCATTGCCTTTTCACAATGGGAGTGGTTTATACTCAGTTTGATTGAATTTGTAACCATTTCTGGTtttgccaaaataaatacattaatatgttggtcataatgatttttaatacaAGCCACATATCAGCCCAActaaacattttctttccaaATTTAGATTGGCTCTTTGAATGTGAAGTGCCTATTTACACCTTGTCACACATCTGGTCACATCTGCTATTTTGTCACCAAAGACAATAGCTCTGAGCCCCCAGCTGTTTTCACAGGTAAGGGCCTCCCAGCTCCTCAATATATAACACATTCTCATTATAGTATCTGAAGTTCATTTCAAAAGCCAAGCTTTTGTTTTACGATGCGATAAATACATCCAATGTAATAATTTCCCCAAGCAATATTTGCTGCAAGCAAGGCGCACTTTAGCTGTGTGCTGTCATTATGAACCTCAGAGGAATTAGCCTAGTTTCATCCTTTTTGAATTTAAAACTGCTGTGTAAATAGCAGCACTGCTGGAATATAGTAAATTGCCTGTTTATAGGGGACACGCTGTTTGTGGCTGGCTGTGGGAAGTTCTTTGAAGGCACTGCTGATGAAATGTACAAGGCTCTAATCGATGTTCTGGGGCGTCTTCCTCCCGAGACAGTAagtaaaacaacaagataacaGCTGTTCTGTCGGTGTCCTTTACATGGAAGGAAACGATCCATTTCACAAAACTGAATTGAAAAAAACGAATTTCTAagatatttatttctgtgtaaaAGACATTTCAATTGGGGAGGGAAAGTAAATCTAACCTTCACTTGCTGATGCAGAACTCCATACTAGAAGTGATTGTGCCCTAAATATGATCAACTCTATGTAGAGGGTCTTTCTTCTATAAAGGGGGAGGGGATGGTTTCATCAGTTTGAAATAGAAATCGCTGTGATGGAAAGGGTTTGGTTTCAGTCTTACATATTTAGTACGTATTCTTGGAGTCCTTTTGGATGTTTGTGCAGTGAcgctgtgtttctgtttcagcgTGTCTATTGCGGACATGAATATACAATCAACAACCTTAAGTTTGCGCGACACGTGGAACCCAAAAATGATGTAATCAGAAAAAAACTGGCATGGGCAAAGGTAAATATTTTTTGCCCCCTTTAAAACTGTTCGTATTGACGATAAATGGGAGACGAGGCCTGTGGCTGCACAGTCTGCTATGGATTTAATGGCGCCCTGCGGTCTTTCTCACAACTCTGTGATGAACCTTTCCCTGACACATGCCTACCCGTCCTACAGCTTTTAGTATAATATGTTTTGCAATAAAACACGGAGGTATTTGCTTAATTTCTCAACAGGAAAAGTACAACAATGGAGAACCAACTATCCCGTCTACTGTGGCTGAAGAATTTACCTACAATCCATTCATGAGAGTCAGGTATGAggctcagtgtgtgtgaattGTTCCTACGATCATCAGACACTCTCATCCTCTAGAACAGTGTTTCCCCACCTTTTCAAGCCCAAAGCACCTAAAATACCACTGACTCTCAGTGTTGCAGCATACTGTTCGGGCAAACCTGCTCTGGAAAAATGTGCTCTTGTTTATAGTTACAACTATATTTTGTGTCGCTGGTTCTGTGGTGCTGTCTGACTaaagtttgttttgttatgcTATAATTGTGTGACTTATTGTGATTGCACATTTCCAGCTCAACACTGAAAGGTGAAAATGTTTCACAGTGGTTTAATCTGGTTGCATTACAGTTGAACATATAATAATATGAGAGAAATCTCATTGGTTGCCTCTGCTGGCTACAGGGAGAAGTCCGTGCAGGACCATGCAGGAAAATCGGATCCCATTGCCACGATGGGTAGCCTCCGGAAAGAAAAGGACAACTTCCGAGTGCCCAAGGACTGACCCTGCGACAGAGACACTCCGCACTCTCCGTTTCATCCCCGTGCACTGCAAGCTTTAACTAGCTCCCATAGTGAACAACACTGCACGCTCtttaattatacatattatGTGTAATTTCTCTGTAAATTGaatgtacaaaaaataaatctatattttaatgtctaaaaaaaaatctaccacCTTTCCTGTTTAAGGGACtcaaaacaaaagaagaaattaatagaacatgagaacataatAGCAGGGAAACTGTCAAATCCAAAATGTGTGTCTTAACATTGTGTGCAATAGTGTtacaattgtttttctttttgtatgtcGTTATAAAGCACTAAGCACAAATGCAAACCTTTTGTTACCTAAGCCATAGttctttaaatttaaatgacAAACTACCCGTTTTAGTTtagctaaataaaaaaaaaaagtttatttttgtctgAATTCTGATATTTACATTTAGTTGCATGTCTAAATGAAATGTgcagaaattacattttaagctgGCAGTTATATTTAATGtggaattattttatataacgGGAAGACtatttacaattttatttttaatctttaataaaTTAAGTGGTTACATTAGTGTCACATTATTTTCTTATGAAGTATTttatgtttacttttaaaatgactATTTCAAGTTGCTTAACTTAAACCagctaaaaatataatttaaatatagctGTAAGTTGTAAGAAGTTGTCATTTTCCACGTTTCTGTTAAACAATGCAGCGTTGGAGCCTGTGCATATCCATATATCAGCAATAAAGCATGTGGTTGAAGGTGATTAACAATAGCAAATTCTGTTGTTTCTTCTGTGAAGTTTTAAGAGTGGACAAAGAAAAGATAATTGGATGTTGTTTTGGggttgagggagagagagcattTTGGTTGCAGAAAGAAACTTAAATGTAATTTCCATCATAAATGTACAGTGGGGTGGTGCTGAATTATCTGTGGCTTGACAGAATATGTTGCATACATTTAAGATCAGGCAGAGCCCACCATGGGTAAAAACAAATATGGGAAAATATTGTACTTTACAAACATGGAGTGTAGTAGTACTGCATGTTACCTGGGATATGCATGACCCCTACACTACTGACTGTGTTTAAATCCCTCTGTTGCACAAACATGGTTAGCCAGtaacaatgtaaaacaaaatacagactaTATAGAAAAAGACACCAGTACACCGTTTCTGCAGGATTAAAGTAATGATATGGATGGCTCTCTTTGGTTATTTGGTGCAGGTTATGATAGAATGGAGATGTCGCTTTTTCCCCAAGTTCACAATTTCTTGGTTTGACACTGACCAGTTCAACTCCTGCATCCCATAGATTGTGCGAGATCGATTGGCCATGCCTTGGTGGGAAAGATGGCGCATATCGGCGATCTGCTTGCTGGACTGGCATACAGTCTCCTTCAGAAGGAGACCAGGAAGTGGAATCACAGTCCCCTGAACAAGGTAAAATCATCGGAGGAGCTTCTTAATGTTTTGACATTTCGTATATTATTTCACAGGCACTCTTACacttacaacagcaatttcctTATTAATATGTACAGAGCACTGCACGTCTTTGATAAGTCTTGAGTCATAATGATGAAAAAGTGCATCGACTGGTAACTAGTCATGCATCGTAAAGGATAGCTGAATTATTTGAGAGCTATTTTAATGAGCTGTGTCAGTATCCCCCTTGAGTTTATTAAGATATGCTGTCTTTTAATTCGACCAttgctgtgtttattttttatatatatttgtgttaaaACACTACATTGATAGAATTTAGATTACTTGTCATGTACAATATTGCATATTTTGTGTAATGTGTGCaataagattttaaaataaatacattattacataAATTACAGGCTACCTTACTGTTATAATATGGATTCTGTTGCAGTACGAAACGGACAGTTGTCGACAACCCAATGCTTAATCCGACACACTTGTCGCTTTTCCTGCCAAAACCTTAAAAAGCTAGAAAGaaggatctctctctctctctctctctctctctctctctctctctctctctccttgaaGAGAAATAATAATCACCAACCTAGAATGCCACCAAGCCCAGTGTTCTTTGGTCTCTTCTTGTACAAGTATTTTAGACTTTCAGCATGTgtcttttgtatatattttattattattactgaatttatattttatattcaggCTACACACTGCACTTTGTGCAGCAATGGGTCAAATAAGCTTCTGCAGGAAATATTAAATGCTATCAGCTTCTTATAAGCATGCCAGCTTGTTTTAATATGGCTCGtagttttagaaaaaaaaaaaaagctttctggAGTACCATTTGAAATCATTGGTGAAAAGAAAATTACTGTATTTAGAAGTTCAGAAATGTCCAGTTCCTAACAGGATGTGTTATTTGGTATATGAAGCCAAGTTAAGCCCATTCACTGTTACTTCT
This sequence is a window from Amia ocellicauda isolate fAmiCal2 chromosome 17, fAmiCal2.hap1, whole genome shotgun sequence. Protein-coding genes within it:
- the meiob gene encoding meiosis-specific with OB domain-containing protein isoform X1 — protein: MAFNAPVQTCVAISDLHPNTSHPNVAGVIIGKTDVKGFPDRKNIGSERYTFSFTLKDSPEHFINVSSWGREDYIRALSDNFRIGDCVMIENPLIVTKDAEKEERYNPSTPSFYRLLVSENHSTVRVCSDIEADARLLSLLHLPVKDPQDFYSLGDILANGQSLDGRVINILAAVRSVAEPKFFTTADRRKGQRCEVNLFDDTVPFFALVCWDNEAIQLAQTWIPKETVLFIADVRITFDRFRNSMIATVTSKTIITVNPDTKEANLLFNYARELAETGGLDEHMDRTGDQVNLDTIVDVFNVHQLKLRAQQNPDKPETIYAIMYAFITTMNLDSSLSKLIRNRCAKCRFTVSEETQSCSNVACPGLGDSAEVITGFDLLVDLTDHTGTLQSCNLSGTAAEKTLGCTVDDFVFLTDGQKTALKWRFLLERCKVYLKVLLTHKARSGLRVNVLSCTLADPGEVRQSLPSSGLLMQN
- the meiob gene encoding meiosis-specific with OB domain-containing protein isoform X2, with the translated sequence MIENPLIVTKDAEKEERYNPSTPSFYRLLVSENHSTVRVCSDIEADARLLSLLHLPVKDPQDFYSLGDILANGQSLDGRVINILAAVRSVAEPKFFTTADRRKGQRCEVNLFDDTVPFFALVCWDNEAIQLAQTWIPKETVLFIADVRITFDRFRNSMIATVTSKTIITVNPDTKEANLLFNYARELAETGGLDEHMDRTGDQVNLDTIVDVFNVHQLKLRAQQNPDKPETIYAIMYAFITTMNLDSSLSKLIRNRCAKCRFTVSEETQSCSNVACPGLGDSAEVITGFDLLVDLTDHTGTLQSCNLSGTAAEKTLGCTVDDFVFLTDGQKTALKWRFLLERCKVYLKVLLTHKARSGLRVNVLSCTLADPGEVRQSLPSSGLLMQN
- the fahd1 gene encoding oxaloacetate tautomerase FAHD1, mitochondrial — its product is MSSARSLNRFWEWGRKIICVGRNYIDHAKELNNAIPSEPVLFLKPPSAYVREGSPILVPFYCSNLHHEVELGVVIGKGGTAIPQKAAMEHVAGYALCLDMTARDVQEECKSRGLPWTLAKAFNTSCPVSEFIPKERIPDPGNVRVWLKVNEQLRQEGNTSSMIFTIPFLISYISQVITLEEGDLILTGTPKGVSSVQEHDEVQAGIEDIVSMTFRVERP
- the LOC136712447 gene encoding hydroxyacylglutathione hydrolase, mitochondrial isoform X1, which encodes MLFRSVLGACTLGVVGAAAYKIVPPRVRAASLHSCTKPSVFAQSDMKIELLPALTDNYMYLLIDEETKEAAIVDPVEPSKVVDAVKKHGVKLTTVLTTHHHWDHAGGNEKLVKLVSGLKIYGGDDRVGALTQKVTHYNTFKIGSLNVKCLFTPCHTSGHICYFVTKDNSSEPPAVFTGDTLFVAGCGKFFEGTADEMYKALIDVLGRLPPETRVYCGHEYTINNLKFARHVEPKNDVIRKKLAWAKEKYNNGEPTIPSTVAEEFTYNPFMRVREKSVQDHAGKSDPIATMGSLRKEKDNFRVPKD
- the LOC136712447 gene encoding hydroxyacylglutathione hydrolase, mitochondrial isoform X2; translated protein: MKIELLPALTDNYMYLLIDEETKEAAIVDPVEPSKVVDAVKKHGVKLTTVLTTHHHWDHAGGNEKLVKLVSGLKIYGGDDRVGALTQKVTHYNTFKIGSLNVKCLFTPCHTSGHICYFVTKDNSSEPPAVFTGDTLFVAGCGKFFEGTADEMYKALIDVLGRLPPETRVYCGHEYTINNLKFARHVEPKNDVIRKKLAWAKEKYNNGEPTIPSTVAEEFTYNPFMRVREKSVQDHAGKSDPIATMGSLRKEKDNFRVPKD